From a single Phocoena sinus isolate mPhoSin1 chromosome 1, mPhoSin1.pri, whole genome shotgun sequence genomic region:
- the FOXE3 gene encoding forkhead box protein E3, whose protein sequence is MPGRSDMEPPAAFSGFPAPPSVAPSGPPPSPLAGAEPGPEPEEAAAGRGEPEPAPAPGPGRRRRRPLQRGKPPYSYIALIAMALAHAPGRRLTLAAIYRFITERFAFYRDSPRKWQNSIRHNLTLNDCFVKVPREPGNPGKGNYWTLDPAAADMFDNGSFLRRRKRFKRAEMPALPAAPPAPAAGPPPFPYAPYAPGPALLAPPPPAVPGSTPPARLFSVDSLVSLPPELAGLGAPEPPCCAAPDAAFPPCAAAASPPLYSPPPDRLGLPPTRPGPGPLPAEPLLALAGPAAALGPLGPGEAYLRPPGYAPGLERYL, encoded by the coding sequence ATGCCTGGGCGCAGCGACATGGAGCCGCCCGCTGCTTTCTCGGGCTTCCCGGCCCCGCCCTCGGTCGCGCCGTCGGGGCCGCCGCCGTCGCCGCTTGCCGGAGCCGAGCCCGGGCCGGAGCCCGAGGAGGCGGCCGCGGGCCGCGGGGAGCCGGAACCTGCGCCAGCGCCGGgcccgggccgccgccgccgccggccctTGCAGCGAGGGAAGCCGCCCTACTCGTACATCGCGCTTATCGCCATGGCGCTGGCTCACGCCCCGGGCCGCCGCCTCACGCTGGCCGCCATCTACCGTTTCATCACCGAGCGCTTCGCCTTCTACCGCGACAGCCCGCGCAAGTGGCAGAACAGCATCCGCCACAACCTCACGCTCAACGACTGCTTCGTCAAGGTGCCCCGCGAGCCGGGCAACCCGGGCAAGGGCAACTACTGGACGCTCGACCCGGCGGCTGCCGACATGTTCGACAACGGCAGCTTCCTGCGGCGCCGCAAGCGGTTCAAGCGCGCCGAGATGCCCGCGCTCCCTGCCGCGCCGCCCGCCCCAGCCGCCGGCCCGCCGCCCTTCCCCTACGCGCCCTACGCGCCCGGCCCCGCGCTGCTCGCGCCGCCTCCTCCCGCCGTTCCGGGCTCCACGCCGCCCGCGCGCCTCTTCAGCGTCGACAGCCTGGTGAGCCTGCCGCCCGAGCTGGCGGGGCTGGGCGCCCCCGAGCCGCCCTGCTGCGCTGCGCCCGACGCCGCCTTCCCGCCCTGCGCGGCAGCCGCCTCCCCGCCTCTCTACTCGCCGCCGCCCGACCGCCTGGGGCTGCCCCCGACGCGTCCTGGCCCCGGACCGTTGCCCGCAGAGCCGCTGCTGGCCTTGGCAGGCCCGGCGGCCGCGCTCGGCCCGCTCGGCCCGGGGGAGGCCTACCTGCGACCGCCGGGCTACGCGCCGGGGCTGGAGCGCTACCTGTGA